Sequence from the Ailuropoda melanoleuca isolate Jingjing chromosome 10, ASM200744v2, whole genome shotgun sequence genome:
CTTCTCTAACTCTGAACGTGGGGGAAAGTCTGAGGTGTGCAGAGACTGGGGAGAGCCTAGCCCCAAGTGGAGCTCCCTAGGCCCTTCAACAAACACAGGATTCTCTCCTAAAGACCTGAGGATGATGTGAAAGTCAGAGGGCTCAACTCAGCtctttaataatcaaaacaatggcattgtttcactttctcttttctcctggacCATGGGGAGCCTAGCTGTCTCTTAGTTGGGACCCTGGCCATTGCCAGCTCTTTCCTATTGAAGGCACTCTCTGTTGATTTCCTATGTTATCCTACTGGTTCAGGGCAcatggaaaaattatttcctcatattaattatatttccttatatCTGTTGTTGCTTAACATATTTCCCCAAAAGTTAGTGGCTCAGAACACCAATAACCATTTGTTATCTTACATGGTTTCTGAGGGTCAAGAATTCAGGAGCAGGAGAGCCAGCAGGCCCTGGCGCAGAGTCCTCCATGGGCTGTGGTCAAATGCTAACTGGGGTTGCCCTCATCAGAGGGTTTGACTGGGGCCACAGGTGGGGAGATAGGGCATATAGGTTTGACTGGTGCTTCCAAGCTGGGTCACTCCtatggctgttggcaggaggcctctCAGCTTCTCATCATAAGGATTTCTCCCTAGGGCTACTTGAGTGTCCTTAAACACGACAGTTGGGGGGGCCCCTGGATgactcagtagttaagcatctgtcaTAGGCTCAGGCCACGATCCCAGGAGTcttgtgtcgggctccctgctcagcaggtctgcttctgcttttctgcctgctcctccccatgcttgtgttctctctctctcagtctcttgctgtctttctcaaataaataaataaaatcttaaaagaaaaaaaaggcatgagaGTTATCTTTCCCCAGagtgagagaacagagagagagaaggtagaaaCATCAATGTCTTTTGTGATGTGGACTTGAAAgtctttttttagtatttccatTATATCCTGAAAGTTGCACACGTCATCCCTGTTCGGTGTGGGAGATtacacaagggcatgaataccaggaaGCCAGAATCCCTGAGAGCCATTTTGTAGGTAGGCTGGCACCATTCCTTTACTTGGGTCATCCTTGTCTTCACAGGACTGGccctgtggggagagggggtcaGCACACAACAGGAGCGGGAGTCAGATTCCAGATGGAATGCCTAGAACAGGAGTCATTTGGATTGGCACTGGGAttgaggaaaatataaagaaataatttttccatgTACCCTGAACCAGTAGGATAATATAGGGGCTCAACAGAGAGTGCCTTCAATAGTCACTCTAAGAGCTGGCAATGGCCAGGGTCCCAGCTAAGAGGCAGCTCCCTttccaggagaaagagaaagtgaaacaATGGCtgcccattttgttttgttttgttttaaagattttatttattagagagagagagaaagagagcacaagtggggcgaaggacagagggagaagcagactccctgctgagccgggagcctgatgtgggacttgatcctgggactccaggatcatgacctgagccaaaggcagccattgAACTGAcgaagccatccaggtgcccatcTGCCCATTGTTCTGATTATTACTGAGCTGAGTTGAGGTCTCTCGTCTTCACATCATCCTCAGGTCTTCAGGAGAGAATCCTGTGTTTGTTGAAGGGCGTAGGGAAACTCCACTTAGGGCTAGGCTCTCCCCAGTCTCTGCACACCTCAGACCATTCCCCACTTGCAGAGTTAGAGAAGGCCACAATTCACAGTTTCAACGCGATTCAATACCACAATGGTCTCTTTGTGGCAACCAGTGTATCTGGCCCTGTATTTTGTTCCAAAACAAACCACcttaaaagaatgaatacatttactttgttttaataaGATGTACTTTGCTCTCAAAAACCTAAAGGAACTAATATTTCTACTGAGGAAGACGGACAGTACAGCTTGTTAGACCACACTGGTCAGAgactttaaaacacaaaagaaggcacACTTGATTCTCTCCAGGAGGGTAGTGAACACTTCATGGGAGATGAATCCTCGGGGGAAAGAACATTTAACCAGGTGTGAAAATGGGGAAAGTGATTTCtggggaaagaaatgaagacaaactAAAGAGCTTAGGGGCATCTATGATTCAAAAATCTTGAATAAGATCAAGATGACTGGACTTTGAGTTATTATGGAAGAAGATCTTAAAGTGAAGAGAGGTGTCAGGAGAACAGGTGGGAAATATCTGGAATCATAAATGCTACACAGAGAAAATCCACAAGTCACCCCaccaatcatccatccatccatccatccatccatccatccatccatttctgcatttcctaacatatgttttctctcttcccaccccaacACAGCACAAAAGGGGtagttcttaaatgtttttaGTGGGGCGCAGACCAAGAGAATGCTCTGCGACAGATCCAAAGTGCCGTTTGAGCCGCTCTGCCATCGGCACACATTCCATCAGATTTAATGATGCCCAAAATATCAATGGTAGATAGGGatgctgtttgtttttgctgattttttttttcatttttcacattggAACAGGTTTTATTTAGATTAAaagtttttcaattaaatttttaatttgagataACTATAAATTATGTGCATAAATTCATAGACAGTTCTTAGAAATAACATAGAGATGGTGCAgatattctttttctagcttctccCAAAGGTAACAAATCACAAGCACTCTGGGCAATACCACACCCAGGAAACTGTCACTGATACAGTGCACATCGCTATTTCAAGTAAAGATGAAATTTGAGCCTCTGGCAAGCCTGCAGAGGTAGGTCACAGTGTAGGCCTTTTAGGATTTGGAGTAAGGCCCTGCCATCACCCACAGAAAACTGCTCTCCTTTTGAAAAACCAACCTTGGCCTGCCTGCCATGGGCCTTAGTGGGAACTGAACACGGACCCTGCACCACTGAGTCACCATGCGACCTGAGCTGCCCATCGTGAGCTGGGTGTTTTCTGACCCATCGAGCCATAAAGTTAGGCAAGCAGAGTGGCACTCCATCATCAGATGGAAGTGGTGGGTACACGATCAGGGCCTGGGGCACAAGCAATTTACGCGAAGTTGCCTGAATGCCCATGGTCCCCACTCCTACTccactgcctcctctctcccagtCTGTATCTACGGTCTCATGGGAAGAGCCTGGCTATcagtgacagaggaagagaagactcAGGCCTGGTTTCCAGATGGTTCTGTAAGATTCACAGGTACCACTTGAAAGGGAACAGCTTCAGCATGACAGCCCTTCTGCAGACTATTCCTGAAGGACAATGGGTAAAGGAAATGTTCTCAGTGGGCACGACTTTAGGCAGTACCCCGGGTTGTACACTTTGCTGGGAAGCAGAAATGCACAGATACGCAACTATATACCAACGTCAGTGGTTTGGCTGGATGGCCTGGGACTTGGAAAATCCAATTGGAAATCTGGTGACTCAGAAATTTGGGAACGAGGTATGTGGATAGAATTCTCTGAAAACATGAAGATATTTGTGTCTCATGTGAATGCTCACCAAAGGGTGACCTCAGAAGAGGAGGATTTTAAGAATCAGGTAGGTAGGATGACCATTCTGTGGCTCTCAGCCAGCCGGTTTCCCCGGGCACCCTGCATTGCCCAATGGGCTCATGAACAAAGTGGCAGGAATGGGTGTTATGCGTGGGCTCAGCAGCACAGACTTCCATTCACCGAGGCTGAGCTGGCCGCGCCCACTGCTGAGTGCCCAGCCTGCCAGCAGCAGAGACCAACCCTGAGCTCTGATATGGCCCCATTCCCCGGGGTGATCGGCCAGCTGGCATGTTGATGACACGGACCACTTCCATCACGGTAAGGCGCAGAGTTCACCTTTTTTGAAATAGATACTTAGTGTAGACACTGATTTGTCTTCTTTGCATGTAATGCTTTTGCCTAAACTACCATCCATGGACTTCCATAATTCCTTATCCACCCTCCCTGTGTTCCTACCCTATGGCTTCTGATCAAGGAACTCACTTCATAAGAAAGGAATGTGGCAATGGGCCCATGCTCATAGAAATTACTGGCCTTACCATGTTCGCTGCCATTCTGAAGCAGCTGGCTTGACAGACTGGTAGAATGGCTATTAAAAGACTCAGTTACAGTGCTGGCTAGGTGATCACACCTTGGAGGGCTGGGGCCCAGAGGCCGACAGTCACCCAACCAACCACCAGAGGCAGCAGTGAGCCTAAAGAAGGCCTGAGACAAAGGCGGTGGCTGCACCAGCCACAGTTTTCTCTAACCTCCCTCACAGCCATCCTGCCCCCCCAACTCCtgccgccccctcctcctccgaGTTTTTACTGCTTCTTAGGGCCACTAACCACTTCCGGGCAGGAATGTGGTGGACAATTTCCACTGCAATTTTGAGAGGTTGTCGAAATTGAGAGGTAGTCCCAGCTCACTGTGGGAGGCACCCCACCGCCAAACCATCTCTTATTCGGGCTAGACCgtgtttctgaaatatttcaatcttctctcctgcccatctccccttctTCACCCCATTCTCCTGGCAAccctgtcttttttgttttcattcccaCTTCCCAAACCATCCCCCCCAATACACCCCCAGAAGAACGGATgtatataaacttccagttataaaataagtcatgggatgcAATATATAACATGGTGCCTAGCTCCAGTTAATAACATATACAAATATCGACCCATGTTGTACACTTCAGAATATTATATGTCAgtaatacctcaataaaaaactttaaaggaaaatgaaaagaagagatgattcttttttttggaggtggaggggtgggatGATAAAGCCTGTACCTTCTgtaatgggttgaattgtgtcccccccccaaaagttATGCGGAAGTCCTAACTCCTGGTCTgggaatgtgattttatttggaaatagggtctttgcagctGTATCCGCatgaagatgaggtcattagggtgaaaCATCACCCAATATGACTGCTGTCCTGGTAAGAAGGGACCAGAGACAGACAAGGAGGACAGGAGGACGTCACGTGGAGACACAGGCACACAGAGGGAAGCCAAGCCCAGGAAACCGAGACACAGCTCAGAGGGCTGCTAccctgagccaaggaatgcccAGCACGGCAGGCACCATCCAGAAGCCTGAGAGAGCATGACTCTGCCGCTGCCTTGCTCTCAATCTGTCTGCCTTCAGAACTGCGAGAGAATAATAccgttttgtattgttttttctttttaaattattttttattgagatataattgacatacaacattatattagtttcagatgtacaacgtaatgattggatatttgtttatattgtgatatggtcaccacaataagtctagttttAAGATCCCCTATCTCCGTAACTTCGAAAATACAATACAGTGTGTCAACTACAGTGAGCATGCCGTACATTATGTCCACGTGACTTTTACTTTATAATTGGAAGCTTACAGCTTTTGGCCATAAGAAGGGATGATACTGATGGTGGAAATGAAGATGGAAAAGAGAGGTGGTCAGGACAATGGGTTGAAGAAAAGCAGACCAACGAAACGAGAAAGGATTGGAATGCAGCAGGAAATACCGCGGGGACGTTGCTGCCCGGGAATGGTGCGGACGGGAACCTCCAACTTCAGTCTTGGCCTCCTGCGCCTGTTTATCCTGCCAGTCTGGCTTGCAGCAGGTTGCAGACGTAAGTGCAGGAGTGGAACCTGGGGAATGGGAGCGGGGTGCTGGGGAGTGAGCAGTAAGACCCGGAAGGGGAAACTGTGTGCCCCAAGGGGTTCTGGAGCCTTCTCGCGCCCCTGGCCCCTCTCAGTTACTGTCTGCGAGCTGCTTTCTGCCTGGGGGGGTGTCTGTGGGCGGTGGTtgcctgggcaggggaggggctgaaaaCAGAGGCAGCTTctgggcacgtgggtggctcagtcggagaCGCGTGGGACTCTTGACTggggctcaggtgatgatctcagagtcctgagaggGAGTTTTCGCCCGGGCTTGTGCTCAGTTGGAGCTctgtttgaggttctctctctccttctccctctgcccctccccttcgcacgctgtctctctgaaataaataaattttaaagggggaaaaaaagacgaGAGGCAACTTCCTCAGAAAGTTCAGCCGGCCGGGCGCTGGGGGCAAGGAGCACGGCGGAGGGAGAGAGGGCCCCGCAGGAAATCCGTggtcctccccagcccccgcAGCCTGCTCTCAGAGCCCAGCCCGAGCCCCTGAGCCGCTGAGCCCCGGGCTGCGGGCGGGACTTCGGGCTTCCGCAGGGAGGTGATGGCCAGACAAGCCCCGTGCCGCTAAGACTTACTGCTCTTTCGAATGAGTCACCATACACGCTTCTGTCACCCAGTCCGAAAGTGTTGGACTTGCGGCAACCTTGGGGGCGGATTACCCACTTCCGACTGTGGGATGCCCCGCTCTCCTGCACCAGCCGCACCCAAGCGCCTCCCAGCTCGGGTTGCACGGCTCTGATAGCCTATGGCCAGAGACCTCCTCGCTACAGGTCCTTGGAGCATACGTGCCCGCTGCCTCCTTTACAATGGGTGACTTTCCCTGCTGTGAGTGGCATTGCCTCGCTAGAACACTAGGGATCTCTTCCTGATACTCCAATCAGGATGTCACAAAGGGCACATAGCCCCTTTTCTTACAGTACTTGGGTTCTAAGGGTCACGGGTTCTAAGGNTGAGGACGCCGCCCCGCCCCCTCTCAGTTACTGTCTGCGAGCTGCTTTCTGCCTGGGGGGGTGTCTGTGGGCGGTGGTtgcctgggcaggggaggggctgaaaaCAGAGGCAGCTTctgggcacgtgggtggctcagtcggagaCGCGTGGGACTCTTGACTggggctcaggtgatgatctcagagtcctgagaggGAGTTTTCGCCCGGGCTTGTGCTCAGTTGGAGCTctgtttgaggttctctctctccttctccctctgcccctccccttcgcacgctgtctctctgaaataaataaattttaaagggggaaaaaaagacgaGAGGCAACTTCCTCAGAAAGTTCAGCCGGCCGGGCGCTGGGGGCAAGGAGCACGGCGGAGGGAGAGAGGGCCCCGCAGGAAATCCGTggtcctccccagcccccgcAGCCTGCTCTCAGAGCCCAGCCCGAGCCCCTGAGCCGCTGAGCCCCGGGCTGCGGGCGGGACTTCGGGCTTCCGCAGGGAGGTGATGGCCAGACAAGCCCCGTGCCGCTAAGACTTACTGCTCTTTCGAATGAGTCACCATACACGCTTCTGTCACCCAGTCCGAAAGTGTTGGACTTGCGGCAACCTTGGGGGCGGATTACCCACTTCCGACTGTGGGATGCCCCGCTCTCCTGCACCAGCCGCACCCAAGCGCCTCCCAGCTCGGGTTGCACGGCTCTGATAGCCTATGGCCAGAGACCTCCTCGCTACAGGTCCTTGGAGCATACGTGCCCGCTGCCTCCTTTACAATGGGTGACTTTCCCTGCTGTGAGTGGCATTGCCTCGCTAGAACACTAGGGATCTCTTCCTGATACTCCAATCAGGATGTCACAAAGGGCACATAGCCCCTTTTCTTACAGTACTTGGGTTCTAAGGGTCACGGGTTCTAAGGGTCCTGTGGCCCAAGGAGCAGATCCAGCCGCACACATTCATCCACAGATTGTGTATGGCTGCTTCCCTGCTTCCACAGCACGTTGAGTGGTTACAACAGAGACCTATGCAATATTTAATATACACAGAGAATCTTTGCGCCGGACTAGCATTTCAATGAAAATAGGATAGAGTTCATTCACACCCTTGCCATCCTCAGAGAGATTTGAAGGTTGGTACGCACCCCTGTCGTTGCCTCCAGGATAGCATACCTTTTTAACGTtgtatgtggagaaaagagaagacagtgtAAAGAATATTGTACTTGAATTTCCCTGCCACCCAGCCCCCAACCCACAAGTAATTCAACTGCAagcattttcctttcctgtaagAAATGTGGGGAATGTGAAAGGACCACTAGGTGGCTTCCTGAACCAATGGTGTCGTTGTGAACAGGACCTGGGGCAGGTGACTTCTCATTCCCTCCGCAGCACCACCTGCCCCGCACCATTTCAATAACAGGGGCCTTGATGACAGTAGGATCCCTGAGGATGACGTCGACTCACGCACTAGGTCCACTAACAATGTTTGCACGGTCTCTGCTCCCCGGGGTATACTGACCCCTGCGAATGACCACATGACCCTTTGGGGCTTTGGGGAAGGCCAGCAGGAAGCATTTCACTTGCTGTTGACCTGAAGATCCCTCCTGATTGGAAGTCGGATGCTGCTTCTACTAAAGGGTCCCAGCTCAGAGAAGTGGCTCAGATCTGGAACCTGGGCAAAGGATCCAGACTTTCTGTCGGGTGGCTGCTTGCAGCCTCTGGGTTGGCTGTCCAGCTATTTTGCCTCTAGGATCACTGTGTTCTGTGAGCCAAAGGGATGGAGAGGTTTCTGTGGGGCAGGCCCTGGCTGGCATTCCAGCCTCTGGGACCATTTCAGTCATTGCTGCCTCCCTGCTCTGACAGTTGAGCGCCTGTATCTCAAATCTATGATTTCGGGATTTTTCACCCCCATTACTACTGGGCCCCTATTTCTGCAACACCGTCTCCTTCTGCCACGCTGGGCCATCAGGGAGCCGTCACTGAGCTTCTTGACAACCCTGGTGCCCTTCTCACCGTGCATTGTATGGCTCTGATAAAGAAATAGGCCTTCAGACCTGGCGAGGGATATATTTTGTGGaccttttctgggttttttgtttcgggagattttgtctgttttgcttttcttactaTACCATTCTGACTTAAcacacttctctgagccttgtaATCCGTTCCTCCAGTCTCTGCTTAGAAGTTCCTGATATACTAGTCAGTGCAACACAGGCCTTCCCTTTCTTCAACTTTCCAGGACCCATCGCTGTAGCAGATTAGCGTCATCTCCGAGGGCCAAGTGAAAGCCTGTGACCCGTGATCCTGAACTCTCCCTTCTCTGACTTTGGATTCTGtcctcaccctgcccccaccctgccccagctcctcagGAGCAGCCCCCTCCCGGCCCCTCATCTTCCTACAGGACACTGGTCCTCCTCAGACAAGGGAGCAGCACCAGCCTCCACTGCtaggggggaggggctgtgcaGGTACAGGACTTGCTCTGCCAGCTTGGCCCGCAGAGGTGCTGTTGCTGTCACCTGGATGGCAGAGGGGTGCCTGCCTGTCATTCTCTTCCAACCCCAACCTCTGCCTGTGCTTTTCCTTCGCAGATGTGCTCTGTCTTTTCTACACTTTCTCCATCATATCTCCGGCCAGGCCTGGACAACCATGGTATAAGATTGAAGGTCAGATCAATGGAAGCCCGTTTGTCTACTATGACTCTCAGAGCAAGGAGCTCAAACCTGTTGGTCGTCTGGGGTTGCAGCTGAAGGACATCCCATtttgggagagacagaaggaaactCTGGAAGACTCGTGCAATGAGCTCAAAACGAAACCCCTCAAGATCAGAGCAGAGACTTCCAGTAACAGAGGTAAGTCTGAAAGgcccagggcagaaggagaatggTTTGGTAGGGCCAGGGAGCTATTGTGTTCATGTGAAACTTAGAAGTGGGTCCCACACACGCGGCCCAGCAGCCAGGGCAGACAAGAGGGACAGAGCAGGCCCGGGAGGGCGAAGGGGAGCCGAGGCATGCACAGCAGTGGGGGCAAAGGATTGGTCAAGACCAGAGGCTGACTTGTTtcccatggtgggggtggggggcagatttTCGTACCCTGCAGGGCAGGCTGACATGTGAGCGTGGGGCCAACAGAGAGCACAGAAGTTTCTGGTGGTTTCACCTCAATGAGCAGATAACCTCCGACTTTAAACTGGAGAACAGAAAGTGGACAGTGGATCATTCCGGAGACCAACGGTTAAAGGTCATGTTGGACAGTGACAGAGAGCTGACTGAGTTCCTCATGAGGGTCTCAGATGGAGACTGTATGAGCTGGCTTCAGCAAATATCAGAGCACTTGGAGGAAATGCGGGAGACAACAAGGTAACTCAGAAGACTGGCTGGAGTGCCAGTTCTCTTGCAAAGAGGTCGGCCTACCccactagtgtgtgtgtgtgtgtgtgtgtgtgtgtgtgtaaatgatgAGTTGTTCTTAGGCGTACAAGGGCCACTCGAATGTTCTAgcatccttcctttcccttctcgcCTCCTGAAATCACTTCTTCGCTGCACGCACATTTTTCCTCTGGTATTTCTTGGATTTCTTGCTGGCACTAAACAAGGGGGCATCGGTCTGTTTCCAGAGGTGGTCTTATGTTCCCTTTTCTAAGAATCATTGTCTTCTTCATGTCACCTGGTGTATTGCTGGAAACCCTTCAGTGCCACCTGGACTGTCAGCTCCTGAGAGGTGTTGCTGTCACCATCCTTATCCTGTATCACCTCCTGTCTGTCACAGCAGGAGCGACTGGTTATTTTGCAACCCTTGCTCCCCCTATTAACTGTAGGAACCCCTAGGGGACAGGGCacatcccttccctccctcccgaCATCAGGCCTTGTCACGACAGCTGCCACAAGGAGAGTGATAGACACCGTCTCCCTGGTAGGATGGCCCTGGGCCGGCAGGAGCTGAGGAAGCCTCCCCCAGTTTGGGTTCTGGACTGGGGCTCTCactcttgtgttttcatttcagtgcCACCAACCACACAGCCAGACACGGTCCAGGTccgggccagggccagggccatcGGATCCAGCACCTGGATCCTCGCCCTGTTCCTCAGCTGTGCAGCCATAACTGCCATCCACATTGGAGTCCTTTAGAGGGACAGGTACTGAGAGCAGattgagagggaagggaagggcaaaTGGCCTGGTGTGAGCACAGGGAAAGCTGAATTCCTAGCCTGACCCCTGCCCACTCCCTGAACCTTCTCGCGGAGCACCGGGACCAGGTGCATGGGATCTCATATCACGTGTTAGCAATAACTTGGACAAGCTCAGCCCCAAGTTCTGATACAGTCTCACTGTTAAGGCCactgggaaaggggaggggcCTGTACCAATGCTTAAGGGCTGTTGGTGCTAAAGCGATTTAGCAAAGTCAGGCCTGGCTCAGACCTGAGTCTTTATTGGAGAGAGTCCGTTTGGGCCCAGTGTGGGTGGTGTGGGGACAGCAGGGACACACAGCTTGTGTGGTACTCACCTTTGAGTGAGAGCAGCTTGGCGGCTCCATGTGATGTCTCAAGGAGAAGGGGACTCATCCAGGGAGTTACAAGGAGAGGGGCCAGAACCTAACCccaggaagagggagtgggaaggCCTCTGCAGACCAACTCAGAGGGCTGGAGAGTAGTCCTGTGTTCCCCCAGAACATGGCTTGGGTCTTCGCATGTAAGGCAGAAAGGGAACAGTAGAGACTGGGCAGGGCGAGGCTAGAAGGAGGCCAGTTCTCTGTGCAACTTTCGGAATCTTGGCTGAGGCTGGCGCCATCCCTGGCAGCCAGCTTCCTGCAGACCTCAGATCCTGAGCCACTGAGCTGCCTCTGCTTTGAGCAGAGCCGACCTGGGAGATGGGGGGAACTGAGTTGCCCTGTGTGCTCCCAGCTGAGCTGAGCCAGGAATGgatgggatgggggaaggggtcATCATACTAAGAGCTCTGTGTGCTGTTCGCTaggaggctgggagggaagggaaaagaaggatcTTTGCCTGCCGTGTTCCCCAAGGTTCGAGGTGTCAAGTGCAGGCCCCTGTCTTCTGTCAGATCCCCCAGCAGGTCCCTTAGGGCCCGCCGGTGAGAGGGAGCATTAGAACCTGAGTCACGTGAGCGCGTTGATTTGTCACTCACTCGAGTCCTGAGCCCAGACCATTGGTAACAGGGCCTGGGGCTGACCCAGTGATGTGGTTCAGGAGGGAGGAGGTTTGTAAAGAGGGCTGGACCCATGGCTAGGGACATGgctggggggcggtggggggaaaCACATGGGGACCCCTGGGCAAGGGCTGAGCTCTGGGGTAGCGAGTGCTGCAGAAGGGTACCCCCAGGACAATGGCCCCAAGATTTCCTCAGCCACGGAGGCAAACAGCTGTTCTTTTCTTAGGCTGCCGAAGCTACCAAGAAGCCCCTTAGTGTGGGGACCAGCTCAGCGACTCTGCCTTTGGATGAACTGCTGTTCATTTTTAGACAACCACTTCTGAGGTTACAAATCCAGAGACCTCAGTCCGACCGCATGCTGCAGCACGTGGAACCTCCCACGTCCCTTCTTGCATTTCATGGCTCTCCCGTTGGGCACTTTCCCTTGGCATATCATATTCTGCGTTCTCTTGGTCCTAGGTGATGGTATTATAGTGCTAAACTGTTTAAATGCTTGACCAAGAAATCtcaatgaagaaaatgttttctgtcttgtcCTTCGGTTGTGCAAtatcagattgttctctgtaaGAGGACCATGTTCCTGTGAACAGTATAGCCAAAGAGATACTGTTTGAAGTTACAGAATCTCAGGGATTTCTTTCCCTGAAATGTACTGAGAAACAACCTCATTGAGTTTTAAACCTAATAGcactatatatatgttttcttcagtaaattatgtccatgtatgtacatatatttaaataaatattatctcttttttaaaaatttaatttgtaatttttaaattattttttattgttttcaaagattttctttatttgagagagagagtgagagagagagagcacaagtgaggggagaggcagagggagtgggaaaagaagactccactgagcagggaacccactatggggcttgatctcagtaccttggatcatgacctgagccgaaggcagatacttaactgactaagccaccctaGGAACCCCTGGagttgctgggttttgtttttttaatttttaaaagatttttgtttatttgagagagaaggagggagggggagagagagagagcatgagtggggaggggaggggaagagggatatggacaagcaggctcccctctgagaaGAGAGCCTAGCagggggcctgatcccaggactctgggatcatgacctgagctgaaggcagacacttaactggttgagccacccaggtgcccctggaatttgTTTTATATCCCaaaagaactcatgaaattttgCTCTTCCTCCACTGTATGGGGTAAATATAAGTGGTGATTCTGCTAGATGTCATGTGGAGATAGAGAATTTAAGGATCTCTCAGAAATCCACTTTCAAGCAGTCATCTGTCAGTCTCAAACATGATCCTGACAGTCCAGATGCAAACAAATATTCTGGGAATGAAGCAATTGAGAATCTTTCTGATTTCCCTGGGTACCCCACCACAGCACTGTCTCTCCTGTCATCCCTCCCCACTGACTCACCACCTTCAGAGCACAGTGAGTCTTCACAGCAGAAATGGATCCGCTTCTAAAAGTTGATTTATTCCCTCATGAACAGAGGATCAGTATCCAGAATACACAAAGAGCTCCTGCAAATAAAGAAGTGTAAGTCTGGTTCTCCTAAGATTTGTGCATTGCTTAGAGCAAGTCACAGACAGTAAATAAGCCTATGAAATCATCGAACATATCCCAAGTAATCAAGATAACATGAAGGAAACATGGGTTGCCTTACACATGCATCAAAGTGACACAATTTTAAAGATAGCCATAGCAAGTGGTGGACAGGAAATGGAAT
This genomic interval carries:
- the LOC105238200 gene encoding UL16-binding protein 1 — its product is MVRTGTSNFSLGLLRLFILPVWLAAGCRHVLCLFYTFSIISPARPGQPWYKIEGQINGSPFVYYDSQSKELKPVGRLGLQLKDIPFWERQKETLEDSCNELKTKPLKIRAETSSNRDFRTLQGRLTCERGANREHRSFWWFHLNEQITSDFKLENRKWTVDHSGDQRLKVMLDSDRELTEFLMRVSDGDCMSWLQQISEHLEEMRETTVPPTTQPDTVQVRARARAIGSSTWILALFLSCAAITAIHIGVL